The Paramisgurnus dabryanus chromosome 3, PD_genome_1.1, whole genome shotgun sequence genome includes a window with the following:
- the LOC135729323 gene encoding epoxide hydrolase 4: MTSSLWLLLLLPTRLSLWILSLVYYILVYGTAGITACFVLIRIVWTGFTNPYGTFQWTVRKKPPECLQDPALGEHAYFRGRSSGLRFHYVSKGDHRKPLMLFLHGFPENWYSWRYQLQEFCSHYHTVALDLRGCGDSDAPLQLEEYSLEKLLYDIRNTIDELGHTSCVLVGHDWGGMLAWHFALDRPDMVQLLIVMNAPHPASWLDAVLRRPSQLLRSGLACFFQLPLLPEIALSLEDFKLVRSLLCGKNVGIRNKERRLTEAQLEGYLYRLSQPGGLTAPLNYFRSLLSNTLYKHQDVGVPCMLIWGEADNILVEGMSGATRPYARGPVIIHTIPECSHWVQQDQPEIVNKLIWEFVLDEDIIKHNHAKLLAAL; this comes from the exons ATGACTAGTTCTTTATGGCTGTTGCTTCTTTTACCAACACGTCTCAGTTTATGGATTCTCTCTTTGGTGTATTACATTCTTGTGTATGGCACAGCTGGAATCACAGCTTGTTTTGTATTGATTCGAATCGTCTGGACTGGATTTACAAATCCATACGGTACTTTCCAATGGACCGTCCGCAAGAAACCTCCAGAATGCCTTCAAGACCCTGCACTGGGTGAACATGCATATTTTAGGGGCAGG AGTTCAGGCTTGAGGTTTCATTATGTAAGCAAAGGAGACCACAGGAAGCCACTAATGCTGTTTCTTCATGGGTTCCCAGAAAATTG GTACTCGTGGCGTTACCAGTTACAGGAATTTTGCAGTCATTACCACACGGTGGCGCTAGATCTGCGTGGCTGTGGAGATTCAGACGCACCACTCCAGCTGGAGGAATATTCATTGGAAAAGCTCTTATACGACATCAGAAACACTATTGACGAATTGG GTCACACAAGTTGTGTATTGGTGGGCCACGACTGGGGTGGGATGCTGGCATGGCATTTTGCCCTGGACCGGCCTGACATGGTACAACTTCTTATAGTCATGAATGCCCCTCACCCTGCCTCGTGGCTGG ATGCAGTTTTAAGAAGACCCTCTCAGCTGTTGCGTTCTGGACTTGCATGCTTCTTCCAGTTGCCTCTGCTACCTGAGATTGCTCTGTCCCTTGAAGACTTTAAG TTAGTGCGAAGTCTGCTCTGTGGCAAAAATGTGGGCATCAGAAACAAAGAGAGGAGATTGACCGAAGCCCAGCTGGAGGGTTACTTATACCGCCTGTCTCAACCTGGAGGACTCACAGCTCCTCTAAACTATTTTCGCTCCCTTCTGAG TAACACTCTGTACAAGCATCAGGATGTTGGTGTGCCCTGCATGTTAATTTGGGGTGAAGCTGATAATATACTGGTAGAGGGAATGTCCGGTGCAACCAGACCTTACGCCCGGGGTCCCGTCATCATTCACACTATTCCCGAGTGCAGCCACTGGGTTCAGCAGGATCAACCTGAGATAGTCAACAAACTCATCTGGGAATTTGTTCTGGACGAAGAtattataaaacacaatcatgccaaGCTTCTAGCTGCCTTGTGA